The genomic DNA TGACAGTGTATTCAAAATATGCACATTGGCACCTTTGAATAAGTCTGTAAGTAATGCCTTCTTTTTCGCCACAGACAACTTCGGAGACCCAAGTAATTGCTCAAGCTCTTTGTTAGTTTGGAAAACGTTTTTCAATTCATGAAGTTCTTCTTGAATGATTGCCGTTTGTCCTTGCTCCTGTGCCAAGTTAAATAATGCGAGTGCATAGCGTTTTGCCGCAACCGATTGGCTCATCGGCCTTCGCCTGCCTTCACAATCGTTTCTTCGATCAATGCGCGGTTATCCTCTTCGGAAATTTCTTTTCCAAGTACTTTAGACGCTGCAAGGATAGAAAGGGATACGAATTCCTCACGTACTGCTGCAACAGCTTTTTCTTTCTCTGTCGCAATTTCAAGCGTTGCCGCTTCTTTCATACGGTTAACTTCTGAACGTGCTGCTGTAATTAGCTCTTCACGTTGTGTTTCACCTTGTTTACGAGCATTGTCAACAATCGACTGTGCATCATCACGTGCTTCTTTTAACAGGCTACGCTGTTCTTCAAGAAGTTTTTGTGATTCAAGACGACTTTTCTCAGCCGCATCGATGTCATTTGAAATCATTTGAGCTCGTTGATCCATGATGCCCATAAGTGGTCCCCATGCAAACTTCTTCAGAAGCACCATGAGAATCGTGAAAAATACTACCGTTACGAGAATATCACCTAGGTTAAGGCCATCTGGGTTGTTTAATTTTGCCAATCCACTAGCAGCTCCACCGTCTGCTGCCAATAGGGCGAAGGTATCCAAAAACACGATTGTTTCACTCCCTTCAAGAGCTTATATCTCTTTATTAAATATAGATATTTTATTCATTTACATAAAGGAATGGCGAAGGACTACATCTCACGTTCTTCGCCATTGAATGTCAGTACCTTGGTTCGTGCTACTTATTATTTGTTCATTACGATGAACGCGATAACTGCTGCGAAAATCGGAACAACCTCAACAAGTGCAACCCCAACGAACATGTTTGTTTGAAGAATACCGCGTGCTTCTGGTTGACGTGCGATTCCTTCTTGTGTGCGTGATACAACTAGACCTGCACCTAGACCTGCTCCAAGTGCTCCTAAACCGATTGCGATTGCTGCTGCTAATAGACCAACTGATCCTACCATTATTGTTTCCTCCTAAAATTTCCTGTTTTTTTGTTTGTTCACCCGGTTATCCGGGCATTATATGCTTAATGGTCTGTTGACACTTTGTGTGACATGTAGACCATCGACAACATAACGAAGATAAATGATTGAATTGCCCCAACGAAAATCGAGAAGCCCATCCAAGCAAGAGACGGTACAACCGCTCCAAATAAACCAAGCATTCCTGATGTTGCTAGTCCAGCTAGTAGTCCTAGAAGAACTTCACCAGCGTAGATGTTACCATAAAGACGTAGACCAAGTGTTAGCGTATTTGCAAACTCCTCAACGACTTTAAGCGGTGCAAGGAAAGGAAGTGGCTTAAGGTAACCTTTTCCATATTCTTTCAAACCTGCCATCTTAATACCGTAGTAGTGTGTAAGAACAATGACCATACTTGCGAGTGTCAATGTCACTACAGGGTCCGCAGTTGGTGATTTCCACCATAGGTCCCCTTTCCAATAAATTGCCATCGGAAGTCCTAATACGTTCGCTACAAAGAGGAACATGATAAGGGTGATTCCCAATATGTGGAACCGTCCACCTGTTTTCCAGTCCATATTACTCTTGATAATCCCTTTGACGAAATCCATGACCCATTCAAAGAAATTTTGCATTCCCGTCGGTTTCAGCTGCATACTACGCGTAGCAAAAAACGCAATGAGGAACACAATTAGACATGTGATGAATAGCATTAAGACGTTTGATAGGTTGAATGTCATTTCAAATGCTGTTCCTTTGAAAGCCGTTACTAACG from Sporosarcina sp. FSL K6-1522 includes the following:
- the atpF gene encoding F0F1 ATP synthase subunit B, which encodes MAKLNNPDGLNLGDILVTVVFFTILMVLLKKFAWGPLMGIMDQRAQMISNDIDAAEKSRLESQKLLEEQRSLLKEARDDAQSIVDNARKQGETQREELITAARSEVNRMKEAATLEIATEKEKAVAAVREEFVSLSILAASKVLGKEISEEDNRALIEETIVKAGEGR
- the atpB gene encoding F0F1 ATP synthase subunit A, with the protein product MEHGNPLVTAFKGTAFEMTFNLSNVLMLFITCLIVFLIAFFATRSMQLKPTGMQNFFEWVMDFVKGIIKSNMDWKTGGRFHILGITLIMFLFVANVLGLPMAIYWKGDLWWKSPTADPVVTLTLASMVIVLTHYYGIKMAGLKEYGKGYLKPLPFLAPLKVVEEFANTLTLGLRLYGNIYAGEVLLGLLAGLATSGMLGLFGAVVPSLAWMGFSIFVGAIQSFIFVMLSMVYMSHKVSTDH
- the atpE gene encoding F0F1 ATP synthase subunit C, translated to MVGSVGLLAAAIAIGLGALGAGLGAGLVVSRTQEGIARQPEARGILQTNMFVGVALVEVVPIFAAVIAFIVMNK